The Candidatus Nitrosocosmicus franklandus genome contains a region encoding:
- a CDS encoding multicopper oxidase family protein, with amino-acid sequence MKFGGNLIHYHSMYLFVVMFVFLLTFTIIASQVAHGKQESSFNGINFSKHVDVYSNKEGILDTSLIVEAKQGTIGNQPITALAYNGSLMAPTLHIKPGERLVVNLVNKIDETNIHYHGFHVSPMGSSDNVFRVVETGQTARYVLDIPIDHPSGTFWYHPHIHGLATTQVGSGMSGLIEIEGLKDLLPTSLHNITEQTVALKAFPWNLNGTSMNPIYKWADYLTVNGQINPIIDISSGETQLWKLANIDPATYYNITLPGHIFEVIAEDGNPVWDVWKAKSLLLPAGKRFDVLVTGGENGTYPLLSLPYNRSGFSPTSEVNLATVNVHDKEGSETPEVAPSSLALRHDLEGAQITANRTLVFDGSPNNNTVNRFGDVGTNQINGKVFDHKRVDYTVKLGDVEEWTLKNTDDEDHTFHIHINDFQVMSVNGQPYNAHSLQDLVVIPQGGEVVIRIPFTDFVGKFFFHCHILPHEDTGMMGVIEVVDPFTPQD; translated from the coding sequence ATGAAATTTGGTGGCAATCTAATACACTATCATTCCATGTATCTTTTTGTTGTTATGTTTGTGTTTTTGTTGACATTTACAATTATTGCTAGTCAAGTTGCTCATGGTAAGCAAGAGTCTTCATTTAATGGGATAAATTTCTCAAAGCATGTCGATGTATATAGTAATAAGGAAGGAATATTGGATACTTCCCTAATTGTTGAAGCGAAGCAAGGTACGATTGGAAACCAACCAATCACAGCGTTGGCGTACAACGGGTCACTCATGGCACCAACGTTACACATTAAACCAGGAGAACGACTGGTGGTAAATCTTGTTAACAAGATAGATGAAACTAACATACATTATCATGGTTTCCATGTGTCGCCGATGGGCAGCTCCGACAACGTCTTTCGTGTAGTTGAAACTGGACAAACCGCGAGGTACGTGCTAGATATACCTATCGATCATCCATCAGGAACTTTTTGGTACCATCCACACATCCATGGTCTCGCTACAACTCAAGTAGGCAGCGGGATGTCAGGTCTGATCGAAATCGAAGGTTTGAAAGACTTGTTACCTACTTCCTTACACAATATCACTGAGCAAACTGTGGCTTTGAAGGCTTTTCCATGGAATCTAAACGGAACTTCAATGAATCCAATATATAAGTGGGCAGATTACCTTACTGTTAATGGTCAGATTAATCCTATTATAGATATTTCATCAGGGGAGACTCAACTTTGGAAACTTGCAAATATTGATCCCGCTACGTATTACAATATAACATTACCAGGTCACATCTTCGAGGTGATAGCAGAAGATGGTAACCCGGTCTGGGATGTTTGGAAAGCAAAAAGCCTCTTACTTCCTGCTGGCAAGAGATTTGATGTGTTGGTTACTGGAGGAGAGAATGGAACTTATCCTCTACTGTCACTCCCATATAACCGCTCTGGATTTTCTCCGACCTCAGAGGTAAATCTGGCTACGGTAAATGTGCATGACAAAGAAGGTTCAGAGACGCCAGAAGTCGCTCCTTCGAGTTTAGCACTAAGACACGATCTTGAAGGTGCACAGATCACGGCTAATCGTACACTAGTCTTTGATGGCTCACCAAACAACAATACTGTTAACCGATTTGGTGACGTGGGAACTAACCAGATAAACGGTAAAGTCTTTGATCATAAACGAGTCGACTACACCGTCAAGCTAGGTGATGTAGAGGAGTGGACACTCAAAAATACCGATGACGAAGATCATACATTCCACATCCATATCAATGACTTTCAGGTAATGTCAGTAAACGGTCAACCTTATAATGCACATAGTTTGCAGGACTTGGTAGTCATTCCACAAGGTGGTGAAGTTGTGATTCGTATTCCATTTACAGATTTTGTTGGAAAATTTTTCTTTCACTGCCACATTCTCCCACATGAAGACACTGGTATGATGGGCGTAATTGAGGTGGTCGACCCATTCACACCACAGGATTAA
- a CDS encoding PQQ-dependent sugar dehydrogenase has translation MTCCRGLLGIAVNNLGYTSGNKQVFLYFAAAAGKDDNPILNKVNRYDWDGKNLLNPLNILNLPAIPEPNHPGGKLTLDKKEGKLYAVIGDPNNVGILQNTKNNNNNNNDLTDSSVIIRINSTDGSAPPNNPFASIKDAFPSSQVEKYYGYGIRNSFGLAIDPVTNNLWDTEKGDKDFDEINLVRAGFNSCWKKLMGLISQSDIYWQTSYSKYTSKLPKMN, from the coding sequence TTGACCTGCTGTAGAGGATTGCTCGGCATTGCAGTTAATAACCTCGGTTATACCAGTGGTAATAAACAAGTCTTTCTCTACTTTGCTGCAGCAGCAGGTAAAGATGATAACCCGATCTTGAATAAAGTTAACAGGTATGATTGGGATGGCAAAAACCTTCTAAATCCTCTTAACATTTTGAATTTGCCTGCAATACCCGAACCAAATCATCCCGGAGGTAAACTAACACTGGATAAAAAAGAAGGTAAACTATATGCAGTGATCGGAGACCCTAACAACGTAGGCATACTCCAAAATACAAAAAATAATAATAACAACAATAATGATCTTACCGACAGCTCTGTTATCATAAGAATCAATTCAACGGATGGTTCGGCCCCACCAAATAACCCTTTCGCAAGCATCAAAGATGCTTTTCCTTCGAGTCAGGTTGAGAAATACTATGGATATGGGATAAGAAACAGCTTTGGATTAGCAATAGACCCAGTGACCAATAACTTATGGGATACAGAAAAAGGGGATAAGGATTTTGATGAAATAAACCTAGTGCGAGCTGGTTTCAATAGCTGCTGGAAAAAATTAATGGGACTCATCTCACAAAGCGATATTTACTGGCAGACTAGTTACTCAAAATACACATCCAAACTGCCAAAGATGAATTAA
- a CDS encoding multicopper oxidase family protein, with the protein MITIAPQSSTFTSPWNAFLNPQIEAFAQPLIRDQPSSLDGMNYSKPQDVYSKDGVLKTTLTVDYLMGKLDNKSIVSMAYNGSIPGPAFHVYPRDRVEIDLINNLNESTNLHFHGLHVSPTNNSDGSASDNIFLNVEPGKTQKYVLNIPKDHHPGSDWYHSHFHKLSYGQVSAGLSGMFIIEGLEKLLPESLQNITTHTFAMRDIPFDQAYITTQHLPHSISNTNTGTERNTVNGEINPVINITSGETQLWRFANIGPENELAVELPGNTFYVLAEDGSPVWEVWKNDSLFLPSGKRFDVLVTATGNGSIPLNNTFAEPYGTWDHNIIATVNIQGNQKDTENSTIIPTSLRAKEDLNLKNITNSRVLNFSSNDIEWTYKIDNVTFDPNRIDQTVKLGTVEEWRLVNLDGVNTTNIHPFHIHVNDFQVISVNGEPYEARGLQDTVIIPTGGEVVIRIPFDDFEGKTVYHCHLMFHGDFGMMGIVEMVK; encoded by the coding sequence ATGATTACAATCGCACCTCAAAGCTCCACCTTCACTTCTCCATGGAATGCATTTTTGAATCCACAAATCGAAGCTTTTGCACAACCATTGATTAGGGATCAACCATCGTCTCTAGATGGTATGAACTATTCAAAACCTCAAGATGTATATAGTAAAGATGGTGTTTTGAAAACTACTCTCACGGTAGACTATTTGATGGGTAAGCTCGACAACAAGTCAATTGTTTCTATGGCCTATAATGGTTCGATTCCAGGACCTGCTTTTCATGTTTATCCTAGAGATAGAGTTGAAATTGATTTGATAAATAATCTTAATGAGTCCACCAATCTTCATTTTCATGGACTTCACGTATCTCCTACGAATAATTCTGATGGAAGCGCATCGGATAATATATTCCTCAATGTTGAACCTGGTAAGACACAGAAATATGTCCTCAATATTCCAAAGGATCACCATCCCGGCTCGGATTGGTATCATTCACATTTTCATAAACTTTCTTATGGACAAGTCTCTGCAGGTCTGTCTGGCATGTTCATTATTGAAGGGTTAGAAAAGTTATTACCAGAATCCTTACAGAATATCACGACACATACCTTTGCCATGAGAGATATTCCATTCGACCAGGCATACATTACTACACAACACTTGCCACACAGCATAAGTAATACAAATACAGGCACTGAAAGAAATACTGTTAATGGAGAAATTAATCCAGTCATCAATATTACATCCGGAGAGACTCAGTTATGGCGGTTCGCAAACATAGGTCCTGAGAATGAGCTTGCAGTTGAACTCCCTGGCAACACATTCTATGTCTTAGCTGAAGATGGAAGTCCAGTTTGGGAGGTATGGAAAAATGATTCTCTTTTCCTTCCTTCCGGAAAGCGGTTTGATGTACTCGTGACTGCGACAGGAAACGGATCTATTCCACTTAATAATACATTTGCTGAACCGTACGGTACATGGGACCATAATATTATTGCAACTGTAAATATACAAGGCAATCAAAAAGATACAGAGAATTCAACTATTATTCCAACGAGCTTAAGGGCCAAGGAAGACCTGAATCTTAAAAACATTACTAATAGTCGAGTTCTTAATTTTTCATCAAATGACATAGAATGGACATACAAGATAGATAACGTGACGTTCGATCCAAACAGGATAGATCAAACAGTTAAGCTTGGAACTGTAGAGGAGTGGAGGTTAGTAAACCTTGACGGAGTAAATACAACAAATATTCATCCATTTCATATCCATGTGAATGATTTTCAAGTAATTTCAGTAAATGGGGAGCCATATGAGGCTAGGGGATTACAAGATACAGTTATTATTCCAACGGGTGGTGAAGTGGTCATAAGGATACCATTTGATGATTTTGAAGGAAAAACTGTTTATCACTGCCATCTGATGTTTCATGGCGACTTTGGTATGATGGGTATTGTGGAAATGGTCAAATAG
- a CDS encoding 6-bladed beta-propeller produces MINRFFLILIIGFTTTTAVTFGMLETTGVKVNWVANVDDSGAVGVIVNILSNQLSKSSFSEVIPLAIKYDHVYAQKDVVKEEKYSGDPQMPSLSLPDSYSDLPMYFGDELSNLNSYKGDLEDSVKEKILPHDQRTPSSKTIDDIILDDLETAGEEGKGESTVDSATSNDMRKSIYVVDYQNTRIQKFNDNGDFVLKWGDRGKEDGQFGVPHGIDLDKQGNVYVVDMDNNNVQKFDSQGNFILKWGSMGTGDGQFMHPHSVTLDSSENVYVTDMANFNVQKFDSQGNFILKWGSMGTGDGQFNAPEGIAVDSSDNLYVTDTDNNNVQKFDSQGNFILKWGSMGTGDGQFKRPAGLDIDSSDNVYVVDAGNSRVQKFSPDGKFIDSWGSKGSEPGQLASPHDISVDSEGNSYVVEQDNFRVQKFSPDGKYLASWGTQGSNNDQFLDPHSIVVGT; encoded by the coding sequence GTGATTAATCGATTTTTTTTGATTTTGATAATAGGTTTCACAACTACCACTGCAGTTACATTCGGAATGCTAGAGACCACAGGAGTAAAAGTAAATTGGGTTGCAAATGTTGATGATAGTGGTGCAGTCGGAGTCATTGTAAACATACTCTCTAACCAATTATCAAAATCTAGTTTTTCTGAAGTGATTCCATTGGCAATAAAATATGATCATGTATATGCACAAAAAGATGTGGTGAAGGAGGAAAAGTATTCAGGTGACCCTCAAATGCCTTCATTGTCTCTTCCAGACAGTTATTCAGATCTTCCAATGTACTTTGGAGACGAATTGTCGAACTTAAACTCTTATAAAGGTGATTTGGAGGATTCTGTGAAAGAAAAAATTCTACCACATGATCAAAGAACCCCGAGTTCAAAGACAATTGATGATATAATTCTAGATGATTTAGAGACTGCAGGAGAAGAAGGGAAAGGCGAATCAACAGTGGATTCAGCAACATCCAATGACATGAGAAAGAGTATTTATGTTGTTGACTACCAAAACACTCGAATACAAAAATTTAATGATAATGGTGATTTTGTCTTAAAATGGGGAGACAGAGGTAAAGAAGACGGTCAGTTTGGCGTACCTCACGGAATCGATCTTGACAAACAGGGTAATGTATACGTGGTAGACATGGATAACAACAATGTTCAAAAATTTGACAGTCAGGGCAATTTCATCCTCAAATGGGGTTCGATGGGAACAGGAGACGGTCAGTTTATGCATCCTCACAGTGTAACACTGGACTCTTCTGAAAATGTCTATGTGACTGATATGGCTAACTTTAATGTTCAAAAATTTGACAGTCAGGGCAATTTCATCCTCAAATGGGGTTCGATGGGAACAGGAGACGGTCAGTTTAATGCTCCAGAAGGAATAGCCGTGGATTCATCAGATAACCTATATGTTACTGATACAGATAACAACAATGTTCAAAAATTTGACAGTCAGGGCAATTTCATCCTCAAATGGGGTTCGATGGGAACAGGAGACGGTCAGTTCAAAAGACCAGCAGGCTTGGACATTGATTCAAGTGACAATGTTTATGTTGTTGATGCTGGAAATAGCAGAGTTCAGAAATTCAGTCCAGATGGCAAATTCATAGATTCATGGGGCTCAAAGGGCTCGGAACCCGGACAACTAGCCAGTCCGCATGATATTTCTGTCGATTCGGAGGGTAACTCATATGTAGTAGAACAAGATAATTTCAGAGTTCAGAAATTCAGTCCAGATGGCAAATATTTGGCTTCTTGGGGCACCCAGGGTAGCAACAATGATCAATTTCTAGACCCCCACAGTATTGTCGTGGGTACCTGA
- a CDS encoding serine hydrolase domain-containing protein, which translates to MSSQIDIGGTCTSKAEVSKQIISITQGVMQKEDAKAALLRVDVGNSTVVNTGLGDSQEGVPATPDMKFRPGSMAIPMLTTLVLQLQEQGKLSLDDTLSKWFPHYPNADKVTLRMLSSVTSGYPDYIQENPPFQAAQFAEPFRHWTDDELLQYAFAQPIVCDPGTCFHYAHTNFIILGNVVEKITGKSITELLQQKFLGPLGLTETNITKLPAIPSPALHAYTSERGVYEESTGWSPSWGLGDGLIMTSTLRDMTTLIKAIGTGKLLSKESASEQVEDLSKGLPGAPGQIGYGLGVAVGNGWVLQNPVFNGYEGIAAYLPSQQLSIVIVNTHGPNATEGTSIATDIFKELAAYLAPTLPSTVNDR; encoded by the coding sequence TTGTCTAGTCAGATCGACATCGGCGGTACGTGTACGAGTAAGGCCGAGGTGTCGAAGCAGATCATCTCGATCACGCAAGGTGTCATGCAGAAGGAGGATGCCAAGGCTGCGCTCCTGCGCGTCGACGTCGGCAATAGTACTGTCGTCAATACGGGTCTCGGGGATTCCCAAGAGGGAGTGCCGGCGACCCCGGATATGAAGTTCCGTCCCGGCTCAATGGCGATCCCTATGCTCACGACTCTGGTGCTGCAGCTGCAGGAGCAGGGCAAGCTCAGCCTCGATGACACCCTGTCGAAGTGGTTCCCGCATTACCCCAACGCCGACAAGGTGACACTGCGGATGCTCTCGAGTGTCACCTCCGGCTACCCCGACTACATTCAAGAAAACCCGCCCTTCCAGGCGGCGCAGTTCGCAGAGCCGTTCCGCCATTGGACGGACGACGAGCTGCTGCAATACGCGTTCGCGCAGCCGATCGTCTGCGACCCGGGCACGTGTTTCCACTACGCGCACACCAACTTTATCATCCTCGGTAACGTTGTTGAGAAGATCACAGGAAAGTCGATCACCGAGCTCTTGCAGCAAAAGTTCCTCGGTCCGCTCGGGCTCACCGAAACAAATATCACGAAGCTCCCGGCCATCCCTTCACCCGCACTTCACGCGTACACGTCAGAGCGCGGTGTCTACGAGGAGTCGACAGGATGGAGCCCGTCGTGGGGCCTCGGCGACGGACTCATCATGACCTCGACACTGCGCGACATGACTACGCTCATCAAGGCGATCGGCACCGGCAAGCTGCTCTCGAAGGAGTCAGCGAGCGAGCAGGTCGAGGATCTGTCTAAGGGTCTGCCGGGTGCGCCGGGGCAGATCGGCTATGGACTTGGGGTCGCCGTCGGCAATGGGTGGGTGTTGCAGAACCCGGTCTTCAACGGATACGAAGGGATCGCCGCATACCTGCCGTCGCAGCAGCTCTCGATCGTGATCGTCAATACGCATGGCCCGAACGCCACAGAGGGCACGAGCATCGCCACCGACATCTTCAAGGAACTTGCTGCGTACCTGGCACCAACTTTACCCTCAACAGTCAATGATCGTTAA
- a CDS encoding PsbP-related protein yields MIVNTISQLKDSSIFILSALLITALIETSNVNSQETELQTFNNSEIKVNYPSSWEIAPTTNSTFPYYGSDTLVVFKPIGETNPLNITYLNISPLQVGTSLGNTSLAASRDSLDKIVSEQIAFLQDPESFYGNLDVEILANNATTVDSLPAKELIYLIHGLGTFDSEIVVIHGDKQYLLHFTTPISNVSETLPTAQQIIKSLKFNT; encoded by the coding sequence ATCATAGTCAACACGATTAGTCAGTTAAAAGATTCAAGTATTTTCATTCTATCAGCATTATTAATTACCGCTCTCATTGAAACGTCAAATGTAAACTCTCAGGAGACAGAATTACAAACATTTAACAATTCAGAAATTAAAGTAAACTATCCTTCGAGCTGGGAAATTGCTCCAACAACAAATTCAACCTTTCCTTATTATGGATCTGATACTTTAGTAGTTTTCAAACCGATTGGTGAAACAAACCCTCTAAATATCACCTATCTTAATATTTCTCCGCTTCAGGTAGGTACATCATTAGGTAATACATCCCTAGCAGCATCACGTGATAGTTTAGACAAAATTGTTTCAGAGCAGATTGCATTTTTACAAGATCCAGAGTCATTTTATGGTAACCTAGATGTTGAAATACTCGCAAACAATGCAACAACGGTAGATAGTTTACCTGCAAAAGAATTAATCTATCTTATTCACGGTTTAGGAACTTTTGATTCAGAAATAGTTGTGATTCATGGAGATAAACAATATCTATTACATTTCACTACGCCCATTTCAAATGTTTCAGAAACATTACCTACAGCTCAACAAATAATTAAGAGCTTGAAGTTTAACACATAA
- a CDS encoding ion transporter, with protein MFISKIKKTVDDPKFNHFITIVILLQAASLALETFQELDTYKVLFESINIFVIVVFIVEASLKIFSTYPNVTLYFKDGWNLFDFSIIVLSLIPFSGGYSTIARLVRLLRVTRLTSTSKEMSAVVMTIIKSIPSMINILLLLLLVFFIFGITGYHLFNDIDPKHWDSLPRSFLTLFEILTLANWTDIMYIAIDVNHLYGIYFISFILISTFVVINIFIGVIVRKSEEAYKQIESHISVTPITQRDIG; from the coding sequence ATGTTTATCAGTAAAATAAAGAAAACAGTAGATGATCCAAAGTTTAATCATTTTATTACAATAGTTATTCTCTTACAGGCAGCTAGTTTAGCATTAGAAACATTTCAAGAGTTAGATACGTATAAGGTACTCTTTGAATCAATCAATATTTTCGTTATAGTTGTTTTCATAGTTGAAGCTTCATTAAAAATATTCTCTACCTATCCGAATGTTACTTTGTATTTTAAGGATGGATGGAATTTGTTTGATTTTTCCATAATAGTATTATCATTAATTCCTTTCAGCGGAGGATATTCAACGATTGCAAGATTGGTAAGACTTCTCAGGGTTACTCGACTTACAAGTACATCAAAAGAAATGTCTGCAGTGGTTATGACAATAATAAAATCGATACCAAGTATGATAAATATTCTTCTACTTTTATTACTTGTTTTTTTCATATTTGGTATAACAGGTTATCATCTGTTTAATGACATAGACCCTAAGCATTGGGATTCTTTGCCTAGATCCTTTTTGACACTATTTGAAATATTAACATTAGCGAATTGGACAGATATAATGTATATTGCTATCGATGTTAATCATTTGTATGGAATTTATTTCATTAGTTTCATCTTAATAAGTACTTTTGTAGTCATCAATATATTCATAGGAGTAATAGTAAGAAAATCTGAAGAAGCCTATAAACAAATTGAAAGTCACATATCTGTCACACCTATAACTCAGAGAGATATTGGATGA
- a CDS encoding IS5 family transposase, giving the protein MAIHRQYIHKVTFRGAKTGNNPTDRSKLGTKRHILTEKKGIPLSVVISPASTHDINLVTDVVDNTVIKRPKSLSRSRRRRRRLQHLCLDKGYKSAEEEQELIKRGYVLHIPIKKKKGKKGEIGKEISMPNRKKYSSKRWVVERTNSWHNRFRKLFTRYEKKDENYLGLAQFSCSIIIYRKLILG; this is encoded by the coding sequence GTGGCAATCCATAGACAGTATATCCATAAAGTCACCTTTAGGGGGGCCAAGACTGGAAATAATCCCACAGACAGGAGCAAACTAGGCACAAAAAGACACATTTTGACAGAGAAGAAAGGTATTCCTCTATCGGTTGTAATTTCACCTGCTAGCACTCACGACATCAATCTGGTAACAGATGTAGTCGATAATACAGTAATAAAAAGACCAAAATCATTATCCAGATCGAGACGACGACGACGACGATTACAACATCTGTGTCTTGATAAGGGATACAAATCTGCAGAGGAAGAACAGGAATTAATCAAACGAGGATATGTTCTGCACATTCCAATCAAGAAGAAAAAAGGGAAGAAAGGTGAAATTGGCAAAGAAATATCAATGCCAAACCGTAAGAAATATTCTTCCAAGAGATGGGTTGTAGAGAGAACGAATTCATGGCATAACAGGTTTAGGAAACTCTTCACACGATATGAAAAGAAGGATGAAAACTATCTTGGTCTAGCACAGTTCTCTTGTAGTATAATCATCTATAGAAAGTTAATTTTGGGATAG
- a CDS encoding cation diffusion facilitator family transporter: protein MYAALFGNLGIAVSKLIAALMTGSTSMWAETYHSFSDTFNQVLLLVGIRTSKRQVTERHPLGYGKEQFFWSFIVATLIFGISGILSLEQGFSSLLGTKSHHLENVTITYIILAISFVFEANALRIAFRIFKKGIEDRGEKLTFSSMRTEFKESKDTSILTVIVEDSAALLGIAIATTAVFLSDVTGNLI from the coding sequence ATTTACGCCGCTTTATTTGGGAATTTAGGAATTGCAGTATCAAAGCTCATTGCAGCGCTAATGACTGGTAGCACTTCTATGTGGGCTGAAACATATCATTCGTTTTCTGATACTTTTAATCAGGTATTACTGCTAGTTGGAATTAGAACAAGTAAAAGACAGGTTACCGAAAGACATCCATTGGGCTATGGTAAAGAACAATTTTTCTGGTCTTTTATAGTCGCCACTCTAATATTTGGTATATCTGGAATATTATCATTAGAACAAGGGTTCAGTTCTTTATTGGGAACAAAAAGCCATCACCTAGAAAACGTAACTATAACTTATATAATTTTGGCAATTTCTTTCGTGTTTGAAGCAAATGCCCTAAGAATAGCTTTTAGAATATTTAAGAAAGGAATTGAAGATAGAGGCGAAAAATTAACTTTCTCTAGTATGAGGACAGAATTTAAGGAAAGCAAAGATACATCTATCTTAACGGTTATAGTGGAAGATTCAGCCGCTCTGTTAGGAATTGCTATAGCGACTACCGCGGTTTTTCTTTCAGATGTAACGGGAAATCTAATTTAA
- a CDS encoding right-handed parallel beta-helix repeat-containing protein — protein sequence MNLDIRRLDVRYLLTIALVVVVVPYISNNWTHAQEDNEQSCISYSIDSERNTISISCAQDVTLSEVNNAIQNPDLLKKEDNNTWVLDSRIVVEQGATLVIDSKDTTWLKILAGDKEGGGDRDNVNSITVLGNLIIDSVKISSWDPENNDFIKFEYDILPDRKHEHTGIDAVPRPYIKADDEITGTMNVTNSELTYLGYECGSGCSGLSYYGSNGTSIVKNNEIHHNRFGFYSVGVGNVILEDNHVHHNFMYGFDPHTATHDMIIRNNTVHDHGAMGIICSLDCYNITIEDNEVYNSAGSGIMFSRNMYDSIARNNNVHDEEKCIFLSQSHDNEVYGNTVRNCESQGIYLYHNSVDNKVYNNTVINATEGIEYSDDSLDNLIEDNILEENLPH from the coding sequence TTGAATTTGGATATTCGAAGGTTAGACGTCCGTTATTTACTGACCATTGCGCTAGTAGTAGTAGTTGTTCCGTATATATCAAACAACTGGACACATGCTCAAGAAGATAATGAACAGAGTTGTATTAGTTATAGCATTGACAGCGAGAGAAATACGATTTCGATTTCTTGTGCTCAAGACGTTACTCTTTCAGAGGTGAATAATGCCATACAAAATCCAGATTTGCTAAAAAAAGAAGATAATAATACGTGGGTGTTAGATTCCCGCATAGTGGTAGAGCAGGGTGCTACCCTGGTTATTGACTCAAAAGATACCACATGGTTAAAAATCCTAGCAGGAGACAAAGAAGGTGGTGGCGACAGAGATAACGTTAATTCTATCACTGTTTTAGGTAATTTAATTATAGATTCCGTGAAAATCTCTTCATGGGATCCTGAGAACAACGACTTCATAAAATTTGAATATGACATATTACCTGATAGAAAACACGAACATACTGGCATTGACGCAGTACCTAGACCATATATTAAGGCAGATGATGAGATTACGGGTACTATGAATGTAACCAATTCGGAACTTACCTATTTAGGTTACGAATGTGGGAGCGGTTGTTCCGGTCTTAGTTACTATGGAAGTAATGGGACAAGTATAGTAAAAAATAACGAAATACACCATAATCGCTTTGGATTCTATTCTGTAGGTGTTGGGAATGTAATTCTAGAGGACAACCATGTGCACCATAATTTTATGTACGGATTTGATCCGCACACAGCCACTCATGACATGATAATAAGAAATAATACTGTACATGACCATGGAGCTATGGGCATAATATGTTCTTTGGATTGTTATAACATTACGATAGAAGATAATGAAGTATACAATAGTGCGGGCTCAGGAATAATGTTTAGTAGAAATATGTATGATTCCATAGCTAGAAATAACAACGTTCATGATGAGGAAAAATGCATATTCCTATCTCAATCACACGATAACGAAGTTTATGGAAATACTGTACGCAATTGTGAAAGCCAAGGAATCTATTTGTATCATAACTCTGTCGACAACAAAGTTTACAACAATACTGTGATTAATGCAACAGAAGGAATAGAATATAGTGATGACTCTTTAGACAATTTGATCGAAGACAATATACTCGAGGAAAATTTACCTCATTAG
- a CDS encoding sulfite exporter TauE/SafE family protein has product MILYAGLGGVIGFIGGLIGLVLGVIRFPFILEAETSASIAAGTNLSVSTVGAISGTINHYRQKNIDFKIFLVIALSGAFGAFIGSFLTNLVSAVILLCLIIIIISYEAMDLMIKSRKVSRGANRNYDSKLVASTGSNTIDKEDISNTTSIDSIDGHKIREISKESGIGFSVGLLGGMVGLVLGSIRMPAMISILKLPTGIAIGTDLASSAFMGIVGLIGHLINNNIDFVILTLMSPTAMLGAFLGSKFTNKIDESKMKFVISIVLIVIAAAMFLRLFGLVYSSYIFL; this is encoded by the coding sequence ATGATTCTCTATGCGGGTCTGGGAGGAGTCATTGGATTCATTGGGGGACTGATCGGGCTAGTCCTTGGAGTAATACGGTTTCCATTTATTTTAGAGGCGGAGACTTCAGCATCAATTGCGGCTGGAACTAACCTTTCTGTTAGCACAGTTGGCGCAATATCAGGTACAATAAACCATTACCGTCAAAAAAATATTGATTTCAAAATTTTTCTAGTAATAGCATTATCTGGAGCCTTTGGTGCATTTATTGGGTCGTTTCTGACTAATTTAGTTTCTGCTGTGATTCTGCTGTGTTTAATAATCATCATAATATCTTACGAGGCCATGGATTTGATGATTAAATCTAGAAAAGTTAGTAGGGGTGCCAATAGGAATTATGATTCCAAACTAGTTGCCTCTACTGGGAGTAATACTATTGATAAAGAAGATATTTCAAACACCACCAGTATCGATTCAATTGATGGACACAAGATAAGAGAAATATCCAAAGAATCTGGCATAGGATTTAGTGTTGGACTATTGGGCGGAATGGTTGGACTTGTATTAGGAAGCATAAGGATGCCCGCTATGATTTCTATTCTTAAACTTCCCACAGGAATTGCAATAGGAACTGATCTGGCTTCATCAGCATTTATGGGAATAGTCGGATTAATAGGACATTTAATAAATAATAACATAGATTTTGTCATCCTAACTTTAATGAGTCCAACTGCAATGCTAGGAGCATTTTTGGGGTCAAAGTTTACTAACAAGATAGATGAATCAAAGATGAAGTTTGTAATTTCTATAGTTTTAATTGTAATTGCAGCTGCTATGTTTTTACGACTTTTTGGACTAGTTTATTCATCATACATATTCTTGTAA